A section of the Paenibacillus yonginensis genome encodes:
- a CDS encoding TetR/AcrR family transcriptional regulator, with the protein MTPRTKEQNEEIRLQRLTQIRKAAAEVFLNKGPLLEIRDVAAQAGLGYGTVYHYYGNKGDLLNDLLWDALERAEEWWKDPLKSRHKAQSDGNAGLAVIPASDTGHKGDGDFQRRGQAAATAAKQSPVAVAGICLLQLWAEDHALYLLHKLAVEDFSWLPEARAALLSAAFRRQILTPLAMLLRTGRSANGTASSGGNPEAEPPDWLQYAEMLLAALVGCASLSLRRGMLREEARDIVLLLKL; encoded by the coding sequence ACTCCACGCACGAAGGAACAAAATGAGGAGATTCGGTTGCAGCGTTTGACACAGATTCGTAAAGCCGCTGCTGAAGTTTTTTTGAATAAAGGACCTTTGCTGGAAATCCGCGATGTAGCCGCACAAGCAGGACTTGGTTATGGTACGGTGTACCATTATTACGGCAATAAAGGCGATTTGCTCAACGATTTGCTATGGGACGCACTGGAACGAGCTGAGGAATGGTGGAAGGACCCGTTGAAGAGCAGGCATAAGGCTCAATCAGACGGGAACGCCGGCTTGGCTGTGATCCCAGCTTCAGATACCGGACACAAGGGGGACGGCGATTTTCAAAGAAGAGGCCAGGCTGCGGCCACTGCCGCAAAGCAAAGCCCGGTTGCCGTCGCAGGCATCTGTCTGCTGCAGCTGTGGGCGGAGGACCACGCTCTGTACCTGCTGCATAAACTGGCCGTCGAGGATTTCTCCTGGCTGCCGGAGGCGCGCGCAGCTTTGCTTTCAGCTGCCTTTCGCCGGCAGATTCTCACGCCGCTGGCCATGCTGCTGAGAACCGGGCGCTCGGCGAACGGAACTGCCTCTTCCGGAGGAAATCCGGAGGCGGAGCCGCCGGATTGGCTGCAGTACGCGGAAATGCTGCTGGCCGCCTTGGTCGGCTGTGCTTCGCTTTCGCTCCGCCGTGGAATGCTGCGCGAAGAGGCCAGGGATATCGTTCTGTTATTAAAATTATAG
- the map gene encoding type I methionyl aminopeptidase, producing the protein MILLKSPRQIEEMKPASQIVADCFREVAKLIEPGITTREINNFVARHITKLGGKQFTKGYNGFPAETCTSVNDVVAHGIPSNRALKDGDLLKLDIVAEYGGWFGDSCWSYAVGQVQPEVQKLMKITKECLELGIAQALPGGRLGDITSAIQQHAEANGFSVVRDLLAHGIGRSLHEEPNYEQIGVAGKGIRLKEGMVFTIEPMLNEGTFRITIDDDQWTARTADGKLSAQYEHTIAITQDGPLVLTAQ; encoded by the coding sequence ATGATCCTCTTAAAATCCCCCCGGCAAATTGAAGAGATGAAGCCGGCAAGCCAAATCGTTGCAGACTGCTTCCGTGAAGTGGCCAAACTGATCGAACCAGGAATCACCACCCGGGAAATCAACAACTTTGTGGCCAGACACATCACCAAGCTAGGAGGGAAGCAATTTACGAAAGGTTACAACGGGTTTCCGGCCGAAACCTGCACTTCGGTCAACGATGTCGTGGCCCACGGCATTCCTTCAAACCGGGCACTTAAGGACGGCGACTTGCTGAAGCTGGATATCGTCGCAGAATATGGCGGATGGTTCGGCGATTCTTGCTGGTCTTATGCAGTGGGACAGGTCCAGCCGGAAGTGCAAAAATTAATGAAAATAACAAAGGAATGTCTGGAGCTGGGAATCGCTCAGGCGCTTCCCGGGGGGCGGCTCGGCGACATCACGTCGGCGATTCAGCAGCATGCGGAAGCTAACGGGTTCTCAGTCGTACGCGATCTGCTGGCCCACGGGATTGGACGCAGCCTGCATGAGGAGCCTAATTACGAGCAAATCGGCGTAGCCGGCAAAGGCATCCGGTTAAAGGAAGGCATGGTGTTTACGATTGAACCGATGCTTAACGAAGGCACGTTCCGTATTACGATCGACGATGATCAGTGGACCGCAAGAACAGCTGATGGCAAGCTATCAGCGCAATATGAGCATACGATTGCAATTACGCAGGACGGACCGCTGGTTTTAACGGCCCAATAA
- a CDS encoding SDR family NAD(P)-dependent oxidoreductase — translation MKINLSGKTALVTGATGELGRVIARTLAECGADIALHYHSNEAKALELKGTIEALGRRAVAVKADITKQESIQALKQTVEASLGHVDIVVANAVVQYQWTSVLEQPAEDYTSQFESCVLQSVYLAKAFIPAMIEKKGGRFIGINTECSMQNFPGQSAYVAGKRGMDGVYRVLAKEVGAHQITVNQVAPGWTISERERTNGIAESDDYIQNVPLKRRGTDQEIANAVVFLASDLASFITGAYIPVSGGNVMPAI, via the coding sequence ATGAAGATCAATCTATCCGGAAAAACAGCCTTGGTCACGGGAGCGACGGGAGAACTCGGCCGTGTCATCGCTCGTACGCTTGCAGAATGCGGCGCGGATATTGCCTTGCATTACCATAGCAACGAAGCGAAAGCGCTTGAATTGAAGGGTACAATCGAAGCGCTCGGAAGACGTGCCGTTGCTGTCAAAGCCGACATAACGAAGCAGGAGTCGATCCAGGCGCTGAAGCAAACTGTTGAAGCAAGCTTGGGTCATGTAGACATTGTCGTAGCCAATGCGGTTGTGCAGTACCAGTGGACTTCCGTGCTGGAGCAGCCAGCGGAGGACTACACAAGCCAATTCGAGTCCTGCGTTCTGCAGAGCGTTTATCTGGCGAAAGCCTTTATACCGGCCATGATCGAGAAGAAGGGCGGACGGTTCATCGGCATCAATACAGAATGCTCCATGCAGAACTTCCCGGGACAATCGGCTTATGTGGCGGGCAAAAGAGGCATGGACGGCGTTTATCGGGTGCTGGCGAAGGAAGTCGGCGCACATCAGATTACGGTCAATCAGGTGGCACCGGGCTGGACGATCAGTGAACGTGAGCGCACGAATGGCATTGCCGAAAGCGACGATTATATCCAAAACGTGCCGCTCAAGAGACGCGGGACTGACCAGGAGATCGCGAATGCAGTTGTTTTTCTGGCTTCGGACTTAGCCAGCTTCATCACCGGAGCCTATATCCCGGTCAGCGGCGGCAATGTCATGCCGGCGATTTGA